The DNA segment AGAGCTCCAATTCCATGCTCTGGATTGCAGGCCATCTGGCCCACACGAGGTATCTCCTGCTCAATCTGCTGGGAGCGAACAAGAAAAAGCCATGGGATGATATTTTCGCACGCGGAGCTGAAAAGGATAATGAGCCGGGCAAGTACCCCGGAATCGAAGAAATAATGAGCGTGTGGGATGAGGCAACCCGGGAGCTTTATGAGCGCTTCGAGAAGCTCACGGCGGCAGAGCTTGAGGGTGCCTCGCCGCGGGAGCTTCCTTCTGTCGAGAAGACCTTTCTCGGTGCCCTGAGCTTTTTCGCTTTTCATGAGACGTATCATGTGGGCCAGCTCGCCTATATCCTCAAATGGCTCGGGAAAGGGCAGCTTGTAGGGTAAGGGGTTATGTATGAAATATCGGTTTGAATCGTATTTTCATAGAACATCACTGCAAAATGCGGGGGTTATGTGTACAGAATAGCGGTTTGAACCGTGGTTGAGGTTGCATGGAGTCATCGCTATGAAAAAATAGGGCGCACGGTGCGAAGGAATAACTCCTATGGAGAGAGTCACTTGATATGGGAGGTCGCTGAATAGAAAATGAAAGAAAACTGTGTCCAGCCCGGTTCTTACCCGATTTGTATGACAATGGGCACCACGGGCTCCCAAATTACGCTTGACACTCTTATAGTGCATGAAGATTCCTTTGCTTTGCTGTTCCATGCTGATCCGCATGCAGAGTTCGATGAGTGCCGCATCAAGAAGAACCGTGAGGAGCTCTCCCACCATAGAATCTCTCGTGCACATATTTCGGGAAGCTCATTTGCTATGGTTTACGGTAAATTACCCGCCGTCCCTTTCGAAATTATTATAAGGAACAAGGATAAACGCTTTCTTAAGTGGGAATTCCGGCTGAAAAGCC comes from the Candidatus Eremiobacterota bacterium genome and includes:
- a CDS encoding DinB family protein, translated to MDSRLQPVAQIFTLSEGLYRKSLNGLTRDELLRSPGESSNSMLWIAGHLAHTRYLLLNLLGANKKKPWDDIFARGAEKDNEPGKYPGIEEIMSVWDEATRELYERFEKLTAAELEGASPRELPSVEKTFLGALSFFAFHETYHVGQLAYILKWLGKGQLVG